The genomic segment ACACCTTTagtgggaagaggagacgCCGAAACCGAACGGGGGAAAAGTGTCAAAGGTATTGACCTGTCGGAATTTGACCCCTACGCGACGCCTGGACCTACTCCTACTATTTCATCGAGTAAGAGACAAGTACAAGCAAGTAACAACAACAGGCCTACGACGCCTGCATCCGCAGCTGCACCTGCACCTGCACCTGCACCTGGCAGCACATCGACAGCGAGGGATCAAGAAACCAGTgataaagaaaaggaaCCCGTGTTTAATTTCCAAGGGTTCTTGAAGGATCTCAAACAGAAGAGTGCGGAGCCTGTGGCACGGTATCTCAAGAGGTGTGTGCTGCGTTTTCATGTTTTCCGTTTTCATAACGTACGTACTGACGGGAATGGGAGAAAAGCTTTTTGTCAAACTTTGTGAAGAAGCCATTCACGGTGAATGAGCAGATCAAATTGATTCATGATTTTCTTGCTGTAAGTTTTTCAAGTTGATGAGTTGCAGCAAGGGTGTTGGGGAGTATAGGTCGCTGACACGGCCAATGTAAAACAGTTCATCTCGGACAAGATGGTGCAGGTTGAACCATGGAAATCCCAATCATCTGCAGAATTCGACAATGCGCTTGAAGCGATGGAGAAGCTGGTCATGAACAGGCTTTACAACTAGTATGTTTTCTGCATGCGCCATTCTGTTTATTTTGATTGACATTGACATTCGTCGCCGACTGGCAGCACATTTACGCCTCAACTTGTCACTTCACAGCCTATAACGACGGATGACCTTGAGCGGGATCGAGTGTTTTCCCAGCGGGTAAGACTGTTTGGTTGGATAAGGGAGAAACATTTGGATGTTCCCGAGGGAGAAGCGGCGCAGGGTTTTTTGGGTTTTGCTGAACAAGGTGCGTCCTCTATCACTTGCGCGCCTTGCGCCTTGAGCGTTGAGCGTTGAGCGTTGAGTATTAGGTTACTGACAACAAGGCAATAATAGAGTTGTTAAAGATCAATCATTACAAGGCACCGCGCGACAAGATGATTTGTATTTTGAATTGCTGTAAAGTCATCTTTGGTACACTTTTTTCCCCGTCTTTTCATTATTCATTGTAAGCCCGGATAGCTGACCCCGTTTTACAGGTTTGATACGGAATGTGTATGGTGCAGAGTCGGGAGGTGCAGATGCGTTTATCCCTATTCTCATCTTTATCGTGCTCCATGCCAATCCTGATAACCTCATTTCGAACCTCGAGTATGTATCATTATTATTTCAtttttgtttgtttgtttgtgCGCCGTCCTCTTGCTGAATCGTCAATCAGATACATTCAGCGGTTCCGGAGTACCTCCAAACTACAAGGTGAAGCTGCGTACTACCTATCTTCCATAAGCGGTGCCATCCAATTCATCGAGACCATGGACGCTTCCGCACTTTCCAACATTACCCAAGCAGATTTTGAGTCGAATGTCGAGGCTGCCATTCAGGCATTACCGCCTAGCCCAAGCCCATCAAGCGGCGGGGATGATGGACGTACGGGTACGAGTTTCGGTGCTTTGGGCGGGTTCAGGACACCGGGGAGGGATgaggggagggagagggagcgGGATAGCAAGCTCATGTCGCTGTCCCCGTTTGCGGCGACGACCCCGGGTGAGGAAGCGGCCCGTCTGCTCAGTATGGCATCTGCGGCCCAAGCGACCGGCGCGGGAGCGGCGCTGGAAGGGACGCGTAAATGGTTTGCGCGGACGGGGAATTTGGCGCAGGAGGCGGTGAGTAAACCGTTGAATGCGATTGGCAAGATTTGGGAAGGGATGAGTCCGGCGGATACGAGGCAGGGGAGTGAGGATGGGAGTGGTGATGAGGCGGCGGTGGTGGGTCCTACAGCAGGAGGCGGCACGCCCGGCGGTGTGCCGCCCGGCGATGTGTTTGGTTCCAGACGATTCAGGGCATCGACGCCAGAAAGTCTATCAACACCATCTTCAGATATGCTTCCAGACTTTTCCGCTCTTGACATTCAATCAACAATCGACGCGTCGCAAGAAACGTATGCGCAAACGCGTCTCGCCAACGTACAGACGCTGCACCAAATGTTCCCCGcgctggaagaagagattgtAGAGGCAGTGCTGGAAGGGTGTGGTGATGATTTGGGGTTGGCGATTGATCGATTACTGGAAATGTAGCCTACATTCTTTTTATAGGTATAACACGGTGTACCACTGTGCATGTAAAGCAatctatatatatatatatatatggATGAGGTTAGAGAAGAACTTGGTTGGTAGCGTCCTTGGTAAGCGTTTTCTGCAAAAAAGTTGTCAGTGAATTCATGGAGGATGATTAgtggatgatgatttgACGGACATTGGGAAGGACGATACAGCTCCTGACCATTGTTTCCGGCGCCAAAGAAACTTCGGATGCCAAGATGGTGACACTAATCTTTCCCTTGACTTCCTTTTCAAACTCTTGTTCGCCATCGACTCTTGACCACGCCCCGATCTGGGAATTGGTTCCGACAATACTGTTCAACACGCAGCTGTGCTTTTCCAAAGTCGATCCTTCGAGCACGATGGCGTCTTTGATGCGGACGCCTTGACGGACTGTGACGTTGGGACCGATGGCGACGTTGGGGCCAATCTTGGCTGACGGGTCGATGGCGGCCGAGGGGTCGATAAAGGTGGGTGGGATGATGTTGGGCGAGGCGGGCGCGAGGAGGGACGGGTTGGTGGATTTGTAGTTTGCAAGGTAGAGCGCCGTCGCGGTCACCGCCGAGCTTGCCGTCTTGTCAGTTataaatatatatatatataaagtAACTCGGACTCACGCGGCAGTTTTGATTTGTCGCCAGAAATCATGTGTCTGGTAGACGTACATTTTCCTCGCAGCAGCCAGTCGCACAATCACATCTTGCTCCAGGCGGAGAATGTCGTCCGGCTTGACGAGCGGGTCTTCCCTGTCGCGAGGACGCGGGCAAAGTCAGCCGCGCCGAATTTACGATTCCATTCAGTGGTACAACTCACGCGGCGCGCGCCGTCTTTTCATCCATGGCGACTTTGATGACATCAAACAACGACTTGTCAAAGAGATACACTCCACCGTTGACGATATTAGAGATCCAGCCTGTGGGCTTTTCGACATAGTGGACCATCTGGTTGGTCTCTGGGTCGGTGACGATGCAGCCGTACTGTGTAGCCGTCTCCTTTTTAACATTGACGCCCATGATGGTGCCTGTGCCGGCGTGGGCGGTATGGAGCTCGAGCATCTCTGTAAAGGGGAAAGAGCAGCATATGTCAATGTTGCAGATGAAGATGTGCTGCGGGACGGGCGGGCGGAGGATGGAGTCGCGGACTGGGTATGTCAGTAATGGTGCAGTAGTACGGAGGAGGATACGATGGAGGACTGACAGTGATAGAGACCGCCGGCGGTACCGAGCGCCTTGTACTCGCGCAAGTAGCTGATTGCAATGTTGGGAAAGTCGCGCCTGGCCTGCTTGATGAATGGTGCCATCTGGGCGTCGTCGTAGAAgccgatgatgatgacttCGCAGAGACCTGGGACGCTGGCGAGCGCCTGTAGTGGATGCCATATCATGGGTTTACCTGCGATGGGCAGCAGTGGTTTGGGGCCTGCCACGTGTCAGccgggggggggggggtgTAGGGGGGGGGGCTTACAGTCGAGGGTTAGAGGACGCATACGGGTGCCCTTGGAGGGGCCGCCGGCGAGAATGACGCCTTTCGTGCTGGGCAtggggggggggggggggggagtaTGGGGGGAGTAGGGGGAATACAAGGGAGAGGATGTGATATATGGCAACTCGGAAACGGAACCAGACCCTGAGCTATCCCAGATCCTAATCAGATTAGGAACACTTTTGTAATCCCTCAGCTATTTCCTAATCCGGCCGTGCCTCGTCACTTGTCTCTATTACTCTCTACACTATACTCTCTATACTATACTCTCTATACCTACTCTACTCTCTATACTATACTATACTCTAATGGCGCTCACAGTCCGCGCCATACACACGTTTGTCGCTGAACACGGCGACGAGCTCGACTTTCACGCCGGCGAGGACATTGTCGTCCTCGAGAAGGACGAGGCATTCGGCGACGGCTGGTGGAGAGTGAGTACTGTCTGacatccatcccatccGCTCCTCCAGCTCACCATTCGCCAGGGACGCAATTCAAAGGGCGAAGAAGGTCTCTTTCCGGCAACATACATCTCCGAGTCGACCCAGCCCGCTGTCGATGAAGACCGCAACGTTCAAGGCGCTCAAGACGTTGACGTTCAAGACGTTGACGCTCAAGACGTTGACGCTCAAGACGTTGACGCTCAAGACGTTGACGCTCAAGACGCCAACGCTTCCAACGCCGCCAGCGCTTCCAGCGCCGCCATTGCCGTGCCCAAGGGCGACGACCCGACTCCCGGTGGGTGGCCCGACGAGTCTCCCAAGGGCACCAGCTTTGCCGACGCCCAAGGCGGCATCCTCGAGTCGGCAATGGCGGCCACCGGTATCGGCGCCGCCGCTGCGAATGTCGGCAACGTCATGCACCGCACAATAGGTGACATCCAGGACGCCATCGAGTCGTATGCTCGGCCCGAGAGCGATGACGCGCATGAGCAACAAGAGCTCGGTATCGGCCAAGATGCGCGCGCAAAGCTCGTAGAGCAGGCAAAACTGGCCAATGAAAAGCGCGAAAGGGACGAGACTGGGTTTGTGTACTCGGACGagagtgaggatgaggaagatgattttGGAAAGAGCTTGCCGCTCGTCACCAAGTCTAGCACAAGTATCGGGACAGCGTCGCCGGGTATCAATGGTTTCAACGACACTGTCAACGACACTGTCAACGACACTGTCAACGACACTATCAACGACACTGTCAACGACACTATTGTCATTGACGACTCTGCACAAATTGCCCCTGCCGAGCCCAGCTCGTCTGAACAACGTGAACCGTCTGTCGGCACTCTCCAACCTGCATTTATCCCTGAAACCCCTCCGCTTGTCCAGACGCCTCCTGCCCAAGCTCCCCCTGCCGCTGCCGCTGCAACCCCTGCCGCTTCCCCTGCCGCTGCCGCTTCCCctgccgccgccgccgccgctcCCCCTTTAGCTCAAACCGCACCGAGCTCAGCGTCCAACCGTTCAGCTAGCATCCCAGCCAAACCTGTAACCACATGGACCGTCGACGATGTCGTCTCCTGGGCCCAGGCAAAGGGTTTCGATCAAGGCGTCTGCGATAAATTCAGAGGCaagtttctttttccctttttctccttttcttttttggtATTATGCTAACCGATAGCAGAGCACGAGATTTCAGGCGACGTCCTGCTTGAACTCGACGCCAACCTGCTCAAAGAGCTCGATATCATCGCGTTCGGCAAACGTATGCGGATCGCAGCAGCCATCTCTGACCTTGCCCGTCCGTCTTCCATGATCTCTTCGTCCTCCCAGCAATTCTCGCCTTCTGGCATACCTACCCACATGTCACCCGGCGTTTCATTGCGCGGTATGAGCGCCCcgccatcatcctcttcataCGGTATGGCCCCCCAACCGTCATTCCCGTCCACTCCGCCCTTGTCTACCCCGCCGATGCCGAGTCATTCCGAGGATCCTGCGTATAGCGCATGggctcatcatccaaaGAAACATGGGCTACCCGTCATGGAAGCCATCAACGAGAAACCTCACCCTCAGCCCGAGACGCAGACGCAGactaaccccctaaccgCCGCGAGCATGCCTGTGAGCCCCATCACCCCCGGTTCGACCGTGACGAAACGGGAATCCGTCGGGTCGTTGGGTCCCAGCGGGGGAGGAGGTCATAAACGCGGGAAACAGAGCGTTGATTCGTCGAAAGATCGATTAAGCTTTTTCGGTAGGAATCGAAAACCTGCGCCCCTGGGCGCTGTCGCTGTCTCCCCCGCAGCCACAGCCACAGCCACAGGCGGGGAGCACGCAAGATCGTCGTCTTCGCGACTTGGGTTTGGGAGCAGTAAAGTACATCAGATGCAGCCTGCCAGTCCGCAGAACAAGTACATCTCGGGACCTACCGCCGTTGCCGGTGTAGGTGTAGGTGCTGGTGCAGCGGGGGGCGGCGCGCTGAAACAGATTGGGACGCCCGACTACGCCGGTTACCTcaaaaaaaagggagagCGGTACGGCGGATGGAAGACGCGCTACGTCGTGCTCAAGGGATCCACGCTCTACATTCTCAAAACCGAAAATGCAGACAGTCTCAAGGACCGGATCGACCTGCATGCACATAGGATTATGGCGGATGAAAATACGAATCCCGGTTCGTACGGTTTCCGTCTCGTCCCAAGCCAAGGCGGGAAtacagcagcaacagcaggTGGAGGAGTAAAGAGTCACTCTTTTTCGGCGAGTGAGCAGACAGTAGTGAGGGGCTGGATGAAGGCATTGTTGAAGGCGACAATCGCGAGAGATTATACAAAACCAATCACGAGCTCGTGCAATATCCCGACCATCCCCCTGGCCGAGGCGCAGGCGCTTGCGCCGAGACCGCCGAGCCCGACGACAAGAGAGGCAATGCAGCGCGCTACGAGGAGGGAAAATCCAAACCAGTTGACTCCGCATGATGCCAACATCCTCGTatgtctttttttttgcgGCGCGGTGTTTAAACTAACTTTTTCAATTTTTTTTAGATGAGTTTGGATACTTCTTCTGGAGAAAAACGGAGGGCGAGCCAGAACCTCGGTGTGGGGGGGACGTCCCCAGCTCGACCGAGTCGGGATATGAGACGCCCTTCTAGCAACTTTAGCCAGAACACACAAAAGACCGCGTCAGGTGCTCCcgctcctgctcctgctcctgctcttGGTGCGGCCGCCGCGCCTGTGAGTAGCCAAAGCAGCGGTCATGCGCCTAGCGACATTCCCACATCCGAAGCACCCCAGCTTCTCGAATGGGTCAACACCCATCTCCCACCGGCTTGTCCCCGCGCAACGTCTTTCCCCCAATCATTCACTTCGGGCGAAACCATCTTTTTCCTCGTCAAGTCCCTTTCTGGGGTCGAGCCTAACCCCCCCGTGGCGCCTGGAGCTTTCCAGCCTGAAGCGGATGGACTGCCCGGGTTGGATGGGTTGATAGCAATGATGGATATGCTGGTCGATGCAGGTGTCAAGATTGACGGGATTAGTATTAATGAAGTGAGGATGGGAGATACGAATGGGATAGTGAggttgttgaagagtgtGCAGAATTGGTATGAGAGTGGACAGGCCGGTGCCCAGTCATAAGTGGATAATAATGGATACAAACGTCTGAACAAgggggagagagagaaggggtgaagagagagagaggggggaaaaaaaaaagtttTCATATAATAATTACTTTCATCTTGCTTTTTATAAAATATACAGTTTGATTCAGATGTGAACAATAATGGTCTTTGCTCTTGTAAGACTTTGTCATGGTAATTCCAGATGCTAATAGTTAAGAGATTAGATAAGCGTTTGATTAAAGTTTCGGCCGATAAGGGAAAGAGACAAGCGCAAGTGTGGATATAAAGCTTTACCTGGTAAAGGATTATGGAATTCTTTGGTACACACTGTGCCAAACTATCTATATCAAGTCCTTTGCTCCAGCAAACGCCACTCAACAGCATGGCACAAACCTTCTTGTCCGGTTTCCACTCCCTCCCTCTTGATATTCAGCAAAAGGTCTACGATCTTGTATGCCAGACGCCCACCCTATGCTTGATACAGGCATGTCGAACCCTCTACAACACCCATGTCCACCACTTGTATCAGGATGTGGTACTTGACAGGAAAAATGTGGCCAAGTTCTTCTACCCCATCCAAGCTACTAGTGAAGATGACATGCCAGTCGACTGGGATGATCCTCCAGAGACATGGCCTCGCATGGAAAGGCAACAAGTCTTTCAACTTGATCGATCAGATCCGCCGCCGGTCCGTATGGCCTCTTTCCGGCCTACAGCACGCAAGTTGCTGCTTTTCAACGACATTTCGAGTATCACCTTtatggatgaagaagcggTATACCAAACTGAGCGAGCGGCGCTTCTTTACTACAAAATGAGCGGCAACGTGAGCTTGAATGCTATAGCGTCGTGCGGGGGGTATGTACAAGAGGTGCTCTTTCTGAGAGCTGACCGCATTGTTTTTGGGGCGGATGTGGCCAAGTACATGGTATACAGACCTTCGAATTGGGAGGAAAAAGTGCGGAACTTGAGTTATGCGTTCCGTGGTCCTACAAGGGTGCGACTGGAGATCCCAGAGGATATCATGGAACACGTGGAAGAGGCCGAGATGAGCATGAACAGGGGGCTGATCAACCTCGGGTGTGTTGAACTAGAGCGGCGTGCCAAGAGCACGGTGGGGGAGTCTGGGCGAAGACAAGGTTGAGTTGCGAAAGACATGCGCCCAAGGTTCACTGTACCTTGATGATTTTGACCTCGATAAAACTTGAGCCCTATCCACAGCCATTAGCCAAGATACGCTCTCAGAAATGCTCTCTTTAAACAAGCCCGACGCCCACTTCATTCCTCCATCAAAAAGTGAGTCTGTCTATTAGAGGCCCCTACACAATTATTCTTGGCATGCTATATTCTGACAAGACTACACTAAATGGCAGTCTTTGGAAGGTGGCATCCACCTAAGTGATCGAGCACCCACACATCTTGCCCCACAGCCCCTCTCACCTATCATCTTAAGGGATGAGTAAAAATGTAGCCAGGTTAATGAGCTGGATATATTGGTCGTTGGACAAAGACGTTGCTTGGATTGTTGAGAAAAAAACAAAGAGTATAATCATCATGATGGTCCAAAGTTTGACAGATCATAACTGAAATCATCATTGTGAAATTGAATAATTGgcaatcttcttctgccacCCTGCACTGAATTCAGATTCATCCAAAGGAGCGTATAATTACATGCATTCATCCTGTACATCTATCCCAAAAGACAATTCTATGCCGCCGCCATAAACTAACCCTAGACGCCTGTTAAAGGCGCAGTCTTTGCGTCTGTGATTGTCCTCAACACGTAATCGTCGCCGTTCTGAGTGATATATCTGACCCAAGGAAGCGCCTGTTACAGAAAAAAATTAATTTGGGTTGCGTAGGCAAGGAAGAGAATAGAATAGACGTACCTTGTAACCAGACTTTTCCACAATTTTGAGATATCGTACTTGTATACCCGAAACGGTAAAGTACGGAATTTCAAATTTCACAGATATAGGTGCGCGCTTATCAATTTCCTCATTCCTAACACTCGGAAGACCAAAGTGTGCCCGCATAAGATAATCCCTTCCTCCGGCAAGTTGCTTAATCTTCCACACAAACGCCGACTTTTCTGGTGCGTACACTACTGACCCAACGGACGCctgatttttttttttttgttaGCATTACTCAAAAATTCGCTGTTTTGGTAGAGGGGTAGTAACAAGACTCACTCTGAACTTTGGACTGTCGGCATCATCCGGTACAGGCACATAAATTTCCACGTTATTTGCAGTACTCCTCCTCTTGAACTGTCCCTTGACCTTGACCATATACTCCACTCTAGATCCTCTATGACTCTCCACACTAGCTTCGACAAATACGAGGGGTTTCACCGGCGTCGAGAGCCTATAGCTCATGAGTTCAAATTCTCCATCAGGCGGGATGAAAGAAATGGTCCTGTCATTTTCAAATCGAGATAATCGGACACATTGGTGGAATTTgacatcttccatctcgaTCGATTTTCCTCGGGCGGCACGGCCAGTGGTCTCAAACATGACCTTGTCGTTTAAGCCTAGACGTAGTTCGGGCATGCCGGAAAGGTAGCACTTCATCTTGACAGCACCGAGAATTTCAGAGCGAATGACACTGCCGGATGCATTGACCTATCAAAGAAGCGGTCAGATCGTTGGTGCGACGAAATCAAatgaatgaagatgacagGGGAACGTACGAGCAAGTTGACGCTCTCCACGACATCCAGGAACACTTCATTCTTCCTATATCTAATTCCTTCTGATCGCCAGGATACCGCATTGGTGACGGCCATAGGTGGTCGGACTTGGACTTCAAGTTTATGAGATTCTTGAGTAATGTACCTATTTGCTCAAAGAGTCAAGTCAAGGGCAACCAATGCTGCAACTAACAATAACCCACTCTTGCAAAATCTTGCTCTCTGTAGTTTGAGGATATCCAAAGTCCATCATCTCATCCAATAGCTCGTAGATGATCACAAAGTTGTCTCGAATGGAT from the Cryptococcus decagattii chromosome 4, complete sequence genome contains:
- a CDS encoding AP-1 complex subunit mu-1, with the translated sequence MASLVAILDVKGKSLIQRSYRDDVPPSYIERFLPLILEMEEDNVPVTPCFSDEGVNYMHIRHNNLYLLALSKKNSNAAEIIFFLHRLCSVLTEYFKELEEESIRDNFVIIYELLDEMMDFGYPQTTESKILQEYITQESHKLEVQVRPPMAVTNAVSWRSEGIRYRKNEVFLDVVESVNLLVNASGSVIRSEILGAVKMKCYLSGMPELRLGLNDKVMFETTGRAARGKSIEMEDVKFHQCVRLSRFENDRTISFIPPDGEFELMSYRLSTPVKPLVFVEASVESHRGSRVEYMVKVKGQFKRRSTANNVEIYVPVPDDADSPKFRASVGSVVYAPEKSAFVWKIKQLAGGRDYLMRAHFGLPSVRNEEIDKRAPISVKFEIPYFTVSGIQVRYLKIVEKSGYKALPWVRYITQNGDDYVLRTITDAKTAPLTGV